A single genomic interval of Arthrobacter globiformis harbors:
- a CDS encoding cache domain-containing protein, with translation MPKELRDDGGSVSLRALEMAAQVRTQGQDVSGRAEQVTLQLESAIGMGLLNPGERLPPESVMAEHLGVSPLTLRQSLAVLRSKGLLGTRRGRGGGSYVAGVLPVREAEIAQQLRRHKSDDLRDLIDLAAATAGSAARLASKRSDEQDVRRLRKLAQRFAASSEPHMLRQADARLHIGLGVAAQPRRLTALLIQIHAELSPLRGARRGRTGTRSREHRHRTLRTGRCPHHQPAPGHPHLGPGGPAVNPINEVLQSTAQALGQSLSSVFADLERLAEATAQILGGPGTSRTKLESLKPSSKTSYSSRAASSTAPASPLPGACSAPLTRGTSGGASSGGKLVFIPHNLNPASINYYDYTEMTWYERPLASGQPELIGPYIDFGGADMKIVTASRPVLHEQRTVAVAGADLSMEFIERTFLLNLGRRDEHVALITETGKVVASNSARVRARHALRGPAKRPLVSFRAGGVPRRSPVAPRRGN, from the coding sequence ATGCCGAAAGAACTGCGGGATGATGGCGGTTCCGTGTCCCTCCGCGCCCTGGAAATGGCAGCCCAGGTCCGGACCCAGGGACAGGACGTCTCCGGCCGCGCCGAGCAGGTGACCCTTCAGCTCGAGAGCGCCATAGGAATGGGCCTGCTCAACCCCGGCGAGCGGCTCCCGCCGGAATCGGTCATGGCCGAACATCTGGGCGTCTCTCCGCTCACCCTTCGCCAGTCGCTGGCCGTGCTGCGGAGCAAAGGACTCCTTGGCACCCGCCGCGGGCGCGGGGGCGGAAGCTATGTTGCGGGGGTGCTCCCGGTGCGGGAAGCGGAAATCGCCCAGCAACTCCGCCGGCATAAGAGCGACGACCTGCGCGACCTCATCGACTTGGCGGCCGCCACGGCCGGCTCAGCGGCCCGCCTGGCATCCAAACGCTCCGACGAGCAGGACGTGCGACGCCTCCGGAAGCTCGCCCAGCGCTTCGCCGCAAGCTCGGAACCGCACATGCTGCGCCAGGCGGATGCCCGCCTGCACATTGGGTTGGGGGTGGCGGCCCAGCCCCGCCGCCTTACCGCCCTGCTGATCCAGATCCATGCCGAGCTGTCCCCGCTGCGTGGGGCAAGGCGTGGGCGGACGGGCACACGAAGCAGAGAACATCGCCATCGCACACTTCGAACGGGAAGGTGCCCTCATCATCAACCAGCGCCTGGCCATCCTCACCTCGGACCTGGCGGACCAGCAGTGAATCCCATCAACGAGGTCCTGCAGTCGACAGCCCAGGCCTTGGGCCAGAGCCTCTCGAGCGTTTTCGCCGACCTTGAACGCCTGGCCGAGGCAACCGCGCAAATCCTAGGGGGGCCGGGCACGTCCAGAACCAAACTCGAATCCTTGAAGCCCTCGTCGAAGACATCGTACTCAAGCAGGGCGGCCTCGTCGACAGCGCCGGCGTCTCCGTTGCCCGGGGCCTGTTCAGCGCCGCTGACGCGTGGCACCAGTGGTGGAGCCTCGTCGGGGGGGAAACTGGTCTTCATTCCCCACAATCTCAACCCCGCGTCGATCAACTACTACGACTACACGGAAATGACCTGGTATGAACGGCCCCTCGCGTCCGGCCAGCCTGAACTCATCGGCCCGTACATAGATTTCGGCGGTGCCGACATGAAAATCGTCACCGCGTCGCGGCCGGTGCTGCACGAACAGCGCACCGTGGCCGTGGCCGGGGCGGACCTCTCGATGGAGTTCATCGAGCGCACCTTCCTGCTCAACCTGGGGCGCCGGGACGAACACGTCGCCCTGATCACGGAAACCGGCAAGGTAGTGGCTTCCAACAGTGCCCGGGTTCGCGCCCGGCATGCGCTTCGAGGGCCCGCGAAGCGGCCCCTCGTCAGTTTCCGTGCCGGTGGCGTGCCTCGCCGCTCCCCCGTGGCACCTCGTCGCGGCAACTGA
- a CDS encoding YbhB/YbcL family Raf kinase inhibitor-like protein, with product MTSSGPFSNLPDVPAFGLTSRSFEDGGILPPPQRSGRMHAGGADESPQLSWSGAPDGARSYAVTVFDPDAPGAGGFWHWAVLNIPADVTSLAEGAGAEGGPQLPPGAVQLKNDAGFRGYLGAAPPPGHGRHRYIVTVYALDVEELPGGAGTKPAGLGSELARHLLGSATLTGVYQR from the coding sequence ATGACATCGTCGGGCCCGTTTTCGAACCTGCCGGACGTCCCCGCGTTCGGGCTCACCAGCCGGTCCTTTGAGGATGGCGGGATCCTGCCGCCGCCGCAGCGCAGCGGCAGGATGCATGCCGGCGGCGCCGACGAGTCCCCGCAGCTGAGCTGGAGCGGGGCGCCTGACGGGGCCAGGAGCTACGCGGTGACCGTGTTTGATCCGGATGCCCCGGGTGCTGGCGGGTTCTGGCACTGGGCGGTTCTCAACATCCCGGCAGATGTCACATCGTTGGCGGAGGGCGCCGGGGCTGAGGGCGGCCCGCAGCTCCCGCCGGGCGCGGTGCAGCTGAAGAACGACGCCGGCTTCCGCGGCTATCTGGGGGCGGCCCCGCCGCCCGGGCACGGCCGGCACCGTTACATCGTCACCGTCTACGCGCTGGATGTCGAGGAGTTGCCGGGCGGGGCCGGGACGAAGCCTGCGGGCCTGGGTTCCGAACTCGCCCGTCACCTGCTGGGTTCGGCCACGCTCACCGGGGTTTACCAGCGGTAA
- a CDS encoding substrate-binding domain-containing protein has protein sequence MKKFVWRRAAVAAVAIPMLALTACSSQGGRAPEANSGGGGGQAASTPRMKIALITHAPAGDTFWDTVRKGAEEAADKDNIELLYTNDPEAGRQAQLIQQAVDQKVGGIAVTLATPGALKDSLKKASDAGIPIVSLNAGEDVSKELGAFTHFGSNEQLAGQAVGEKLAQQNFKHPICVIQAQGHVGLEARCEGVKSKVPGTEILYVNGADMTSVESTATAKLQAAKDADVIIGLGAPITLTLLKSVASAGSSAKVASFDLNKELAQKIADGSVLFTVDQQPWLQGYGSVDALWQVKRGGFKLGGGQPVLTGPTVVDKSNAADVVKFSDQGIR, from the coding sequence GTGAAGAAGTTTGTTTGGCGCCGTGCAGCGGTAGCCGCGGTTGCAATCCCGATGCTGGCCCTGACGGCCTGCTCCAGCCAGGGCGGACGGGCGCCGGAAGCCAACAGCGGGGGCGGCGGGGGGCAGGCTGCCTCGACTCCGCGCATGAAGATTGCCCTGATCACGCACGCTCCGGCGGGCGACACCTTCTGGGACACCGTCCGGAAGGGCGCCGAGGAGGCTGCGGACAAGGACAACATCGAGCTTCTCTACACGAACGATCCCGAAGCGGGCCGGCAGGCGCAGCTGATCCAGCAGGCAGTGGACCAGAAGGTAGGCGGTATCGCCGTCACCCTGGCCACGCCCGGTGCGCTGAAGGATTCCCTCAAGAAGGCCTCTGATGCCGGCATCCCCATCGTGAGCCTGAACGCCGGTGAGGACGTCTCCAAGGAGCTCGGGGCCTTCACGCACTTCGGCTCCAACGAGCAACTCGCTGGCCAGGCCGTGGGCGAGAAGCTGGCGCAGCAGAACTTCAAGCACCCCATCTGCGTGATCCAGGCGCAGGGGCATGTGGGCTTGGAAGCGCGCTGCGAAGGCGTGAAGTCCAAGGTTCCGGGAACCGAGATCCTGTACGTGAACGGCGCCGACATGACGTCCGTCGAATCAACGGCAACGGCCAAGCTGCAGGCAGCCAAGGACGCGGATGTCATCATCGGCCTGGGCGCCCCCATCACGCTGACCCTGCTGAAGTCCGTGGCCAGCGCGGGCAGCTCTGCAAAGGTCGCCTCCTTTGATCTGAACAAGGAGCTCGCCCAGAAGATCGCCGACGGTTCCGTGCTGTTCACGGTGGACCAGCAGCCCTGGCTCCAGGGCTACGGTTCCGTGGACGCCCTGTGGCAGGTCAAGCGGGGCGGCTTCAAGCTCGGCGGCGGGCAGCCGGTGCTCACCGGGCCCACCGTCGTCGACAAGTCCAACGCGGCGGACGTCGTAAAGTTCTCCGACCAGGGCATCCGCTAG